One region of Callithrix jacchus isolate 240 chromosome 16, calJac240_pri, whole genome shotgun sequence genomic DNA includes:
- the LOC108588627 gene encoding large ribosomal subunit protein eL37-like gives MTKGMSSFGKRRNKTHTLCRRCGSKAYHLQKSTCGKCGYPAKRKRKYNWSAKAKRRNTTGTGRMRHLKIVYRRFRHGFREGTTPKPKRAAVAATSSS, from the coding sequence ATGACGAAGGGAATGTCATCGTTTGGGAAGCGTCGTAATAAGACGCACACGTTGTGCCGCCGCTGCGGCTCTAAGGCCTACCACCTTCAGAAGTCGACCTGCGGCAAATGTGGCTACCCCGCCAAGCGCAAGAGAAAGTATAACTGGAGTGCCAAGGCTAAAAGACGAAATACTACCGGGACTGGTCGAATGAGGCATCTAAAAATTGTATACCGCAGATTCAGGCATGGATTCCGTGAAGGAACAACACCTAAACCCAAGAGGGCAGCTGTTGCAGCAACCAGTTCATCTTAA